The Engystomops pustulosus chromosome 9, aEngPut4.maternal, whole genome shotgun sequence genome includes a window with the following:
- the LOC140077464 gene encoding uncharacterized protein — protein MDVLMESVVKALPLDPSIMKPDIESSIKEGKPLIITIPVDDECKSPDVYVISDHSPTIKKELKRERSRPPPRTECAEGLYRTDTCCYFYVYVVPDNNSPIKQEIKTEPDPLVHRKTSPQESLSPKATIIVNIDDDDEDEEDEDDEGEDEEEDEEEDVDVEDEDEDEGSENHPMTHKGNDRPKDWIIQDVIAPIETKAAQNPSGPVNVWFVKSVKVNGQNPPKGENVNPPGAVTVKKEPEPEVNVVVNSSVPPQASHNASGYPGKPAHHNGQASAGSRFGAPDAIDDEMEEKIQVCSVCSMCFTSLSALELHMSNHKEGSSWICAACGKSYYTKSSLDRHTLTHMREKPLKCPECGKGFAKQNNFDMHLRLHAGEVLFPCSECEKLFTSKASCDRHVRAHKMVRPHVCPLCGKGFLYNGCLVRHIRVHTGERPFPCPECGRCFRQTSALNRHVKTHSGEKPFGCAECGKCFTHQSDLNRHKETHRREQQLVQCRPSNDSSLATYIIL, from the exons ATGGACGTCCTCATGGAGTCTGTGGTGAAAGCGCTGCCATTGG ATCCTTCTATAATGAAGCCGGACATCGAGAGCAGCATCAAAGAGGGGAAACCCCTGATCATAACCATCCCGGTAGATGATGAGTGCAAGTCTCCAg atgttTATGTGATTTCTGATCATTCTCCAACAATAAAGAAGGAGCTGAAGCGTGAGCGGAGCCGCCCGCCGCCCAGGACTGAGTGTGCAGAAGGTTTGTATAGGACGGACACTTGCTGCTATTTCT ATGTTTATGTGGTTCCGGATAATAATTccccaataaagcaggaaataaaAACTGAGCCCGACCCTCTGGTGCACAGAAAGACGTCTCCACAAG AATCTTTGTCTCCAAAGGCAACTATTATAGTCAAtatcgatgatgatgatgaagacgaggaggatgaagatgatgagggggaggatgaagaagaagacgaggaggaggatGTGGATGTTGAAGATGAAGATGAGGATGAAGGCTCTGAAAATCATCCGATGACGCACAAAGGAAATGATCGTCCTAAAG ACTGGATTATACAAGACGTCATCGCTCCGATAGAAACCAAAGCTGCTCAGAATCCCAGTGGCCCCGTCAATGTCTGGTTTGTGAAGAGCGTGAAGGTGAACGGCCAAAACCCACCCAAAGGGGAGAATGTTAACCCTCCGGGGGCCGTCACTGTAAAGAAGGAGCCGGAACCTGAGGTTAATGTTGTAGTGAACTCGTCTGTCCCTCCGCAAGCTTCCCATAACGCCTCTGGGTATCCGGGGAAACCGGCGCATCACAACGGACAGGCTTCCGCAGGCTCGCGGTTCGGAGCGCCTGACGCCATAGACGATGAGATGGAAGAGAAGATCCAGGTTTGTTCGGTGTGTTCCATGTGCTTCACCTCGCTGTCGGCTCTGGAGCTGCACATGAGTAACCACAAGGAGGGCAGTTCGTGGATTTGCGCGGCGTGTGGGAAGTCTTATTACACCAAGTCCAGTCTGGATAGACACACGTTAACGCACATGAGAGAAAAACCGCTAAAGTGTCCCGAATGCGGCAAAGGATTCGCCAAGCAGAACAACTTTGACATGCACCTGCGGCTCCACGCGGGGGAGGTGCTGTTCCCATGCAGCGAATGTGAGAAGTTGTTTACGTCGAAGGCGTCATGTGACAGACACGTACGAGCGCACAAGATGGTGCGTCCTCACGTCTGCCCCCTGTGCGGGAAGGGTTTCCTCTACAACGGCTGCCTCGTCCGGCACATCCGGGTCCACACCGGGGAGCGGCCCTTTCCCTGTCCTGAGTGCGGCAGATGTTTCCGTCAGACTTCAGCTCTAAATCGTCACGTAAAAACTCACTCGGGCGAGAAGCCATTCGGCTGCGCGGAGTGCGGCAAGTGCTTCACCCATCAGTCCGATCTAAATCGTCACAAGGAGACCCACAGACGGGAGCAGCAGCTGGTGCAGTGCCGGCCCAGTAACGACAGCTCCTTAGCCACATACATTATTCTATAA